A part of Corynebacterium lactis RW2-5 genomic DNA contains:
- a CDS encoding class I SAM-dependent RNA methyltransferase — protein MIIEARVDRPAAGGEFIALYDGRIVLIKGGIPGETVRIRIANPDAKLWRGDVVEVLEASAGRVEQPCAAAKAGAGCCDWGFISPVFASDIKGEIVLDCLRRLGRFDSDSLPEIAVRALAPAEHWRTRVRLGVDHLGRAGIRKAASQELVIGRDCAQADERLLEGLDRPGSVLLEQSAGKSRRHRKPGELHVAIDTEGHRSAVHVQGNGRHRRQRVIEGGASLKENIHGITFDIPTTGFWQAHRAAPAYYTDRVAELLAPFEPRIGWDLYGGSGVLAAGLLTAMGYPENSEVSVVSVENYAASSAAGRKAFAGYPVEFVTGEVAGAARKLAAEAKAEHCSVDVVVLDPPRSGAGNEAVAAIASASPKAVVHIGCDPATFARDARFWADAGYRMTRLEAVDAFPLTHHVETISLWERKV, from the coding sequence GTGATTATTGAGGCTAGGGTCGATCGGCCTGCCGCGGGCGGAGAATTCATCGCGCTTTACGACGGGCGAATCGTCCTCATTAAGGGTGGCATTCCGGGCGAAACCGTACGAATTCGCATCGCCAACCCGGATGCCAAACTATGGCGTGGCGATGTCGTGGAAGTACTCGAAGCGTCCGCGGGCAGGGTAGAGCAGCCTTGCGCTGCGGCGAAGGCTGGGGCCGGCTGTTGCGATTGGGGCTTTATCTCGCCGGTTTTCGCGTCCGATATTAAGGGAGAAATCGTTCTGGATTGTCTGCGGCGTCTCGGACGCTTCGATTCTGACTCGCTGCCCGAAATTGCGGTGAGAGCCCTCGCTCCAGCTGAGCACTGGAGGACACGCGTCCGACTGGGAGTAGACCACCTTGGACGCGCTGGAATTCGAAAGGCCGCATCTCAAGAACTGGTTATAGGACGAGACTGCGCCCAGGCCGACGAACGGCTGCTGGAAGGTCTTGACCGGCCGGGTTCGGTACTGCTCGAGCAGTCGGCTGGTAAGAGCCGCAGGCATCGTAAACCAGGTGAACTGCATGTGGCTATAGATACAGAGGGGCACCGCAGCGCTGTCCATGTACAGGGTAACGGTCGGCACAGGCGTCAGCGTGTCATTGAAGGCGGTGCCTCGTTGAAGGAGAACATCCACGGCATCACCTTCGATATTCCGACGACTGGGTTTTGGCAGGCGCACAGAGCCGCTCCAGCCTACTACACCGACAGAGTAGCGGAGCTTTTGGCGCCGTTTGAGCCCAGAATTGGTTGGGACCTCTACGGTGGGTCAGGCGTTCTTGCTGCAGGCCTACTCACAGCGATGGGCTATCCGGAAAATTCTGAGGTCAGTGTTGTTTCCGTGGAGAATTACGCCGCATCGTCGGCGGCCGGGCGCAAAGCTTTTGCAGGTTACCCTGTCGAGTTCGTGACAGGGGAAGTTGCCGGCGCAGCCCGAAAACTCGCCGCAGAGGCGAAAGCGGAGCACTGCTCGGTCGATGTAGTAGTTCTCGATCCGCCCCGTTCAGGTGCTGGTAACGAGGCCGTGGCGGCGATAGCGTCGGCAAGCCCGAAAGCTGTAGTGCACATTGGCTGCGACCCGGCGACCTTCGCGCGGGATGCTCGATTCTGGGCCGACGCAGGATATCGGATGACTCGCCTAGAGGCGGTCGATGCCTTTCCACTTACGCACCACGTGGAGACTATTTCTCTGTGGGAGCGCAAGGTATAG
- the dut gene encoding dUTP diphosphatase, producing MSGYEPVKVKKLVDDAVIPQRAHHDDAGVDLSAIEPVTLRPGRRALVGTGIAIALPAGTVGLVHPRSGLAFKKGLSIVNAPGTVDAGYRGEIKVCLINLDPEEDIVIAKGDRIAQLVVQKVELTPFEEVDSLDETERGEGGHGSTGVDSPL from the coding sequence ATTTCAGGATACGAGCCAGTGAAGGTCAAGAAACTCGTCGACGACGCAGTCATTCCGCAGCGGGCCCATCACGACGACGCGGGAGTCGACCTCAGCGCTATCGAGCCAGTTACGCTCCGCCCGGGGCGGCGTGCACTGGTAGGCACCGGGATTGCCATCGCCTTGCCGGCTGGAACGGTGGGACTCGTGCACCCGCGTTCGGGTCTCGCGTTCAAAAAGGGGCTTTCAATCGTTAACGCTCCTGGAACCGTCGACGCCGGGTATCGGGGAGAGATTAAGGTCTGCCTAATAAACCTGGATCCCGAAGAAGACATTGTCATCGCAAAGGGCGACCGCATTGCCCAACTTGTTGTGCAAAAGGTTGAACTGACGCCATTCGAAGAAGTGGACAGCCTTGACGAGACCGAACGTGGCGAAGGCGGACACGGGTCGACGGGCGTCGATTCTCCCCTGTAG
- a CDS encoding DUF3710 domain-containing protein, which translates to MWPFGKKSEGSAKDAAEVASDNQNPVAQSAVLQESDATAEMKQAPGTTDSMYSLETVPGAEDAEMPRLTKSGGGPFDVEDAHPDQYDFSDFAKARLNLGSVLLPIPHEGDIQVEMGPQGPTMLHVATQFGRVTPVAFAAPTSGGLWESSAQEIREGLEKDGLEADVERGPWGTEVIGRTGDMEMRIIGADGYRWMLRMTASGPAEHAQALAHVARGILARSFVSRGEDPMPAGQALPVTLPSAMAEQIRAAYQQQTAAAQNPGEVPGAQGINPDGSTN; encoded by the coding sequence ATGTGGCCATTTGGTAAAAAGTCGGAGGGATCGGCGAAAGACGCTGCTGAAGTGGCATCTGATAATCAAAACCCCGTAGCGCAGTCAGCCGTATTGCAGGAAAGCGACGCGACTGCGGAGATGAAGCAGGCCCCCGGAACCACAGACTCGATGTATTCCTTGGAGACCGTTCCTGGAGCGGAAGACGCAGAGATGCCACGACTGACGAAGTCCGGTGGCGGTCCTTTTGATGTCGAGGACGCTCACCCGGACCAGTACGATTTCTCGGACTTCGCTAAGGCCCGGCTGAACCTGGGGTCCGTTCTACTTCCAATCCCGCACGAAGGCGATATCCAGGTGGAAATGGGTCCGCAGGGCCCGACAATGCTGCATGTTGCTACTCAGTTCGGCCGGGTGACGCCAGTGGCATTTGCCGCTCCGACATCTGGTGGCCTGTGGGAGTCTTCCGCACAAGAGATTCGCGAAGGCCTGGAGAAAGACGGCCTCGAAGCAGACGTCGAACGTGGCCCGTGGGGCACCGAGGTTATCGGTCGTACCGGAGACATGGAGATGCGCATCATCGGAGCTGACGGCTACCGCTGGATGCTGCGCATGACCGCGTCGGGTCCAGCCGAACACGCGCAAGCGCTCGCTCACGTGGCACGCGGAATTCTAGCGCGCAGTTTTGTTTCCCGGGGAGAGGACCCGATGCCGGCAGGCCAGGCGCTGCCCGTCACGCTTCCTTCCGCTATGGCGGAACAAATTCGCGCTGCTTACCAGCAGCAGACTGCCGCAGCTCAGAACCCGGGTGAAGTGCCCGGCGCTCAGGGTATTAATCCCGACGGATCGACGAACTAA
- a CDS encoding DUF3093 domain-containing protein, producing the protein MSGNENKQNPVAPGADVGRGSTIAYSEKLWVPWWYWVIGAVGAFVCTAQIGFNRSPIWLFVGGIICYAVGIWILLAMSKTRVSVEVDPTGERWLHAGSAVLPASVVEKSLVVPKSAQRNALGRQLDPAAFLVTHTWIPAMVLLVLDDPDDPTPYWLVSTRNPEKLLETFLP; encoded by the coding sequence GTGAGTGGAAACGAAAACAAGCAGAATCCAGTTGCACCCGGGGCAGATGTTGGCCGGGGTTCTACAATCGCCTATTCCGAGAAACTTTGGGTGCCTTGGTGGTATTGGGTAATCGGCGCGGTAGGCGCCTTCGTGTGTACTGCTCAAATCGGTTTTAATCGCTCGCCTATCTGGCTCTTCGTGGGCGGCATCATCTGCTATGCGGTGGGAATCTGGATTCTCCTGGCGATGTCCAAGACAAGGGTTTCTGTCGAGGTTGATCCGACGGGCGAACGCTGGCTGCACGCCGGTTCTGCTGTTCTGCCGGCCTCTGTAGTCGAAAAGTCACTCGTTGTGCCGAAGTCCGCTCAGCGCAACGCACTCGGACGGCAGCTAGATCCGGCAGCCTTCCTCGTAACCCACACCTGGATTCCGGCCATGGTACTTCTCGTACTCGATGATCCGGACGACCCGACCCCGTATTGGCTCGTTTCCACCAGGAATCCAGAAAAGTTACTGGAAACCTTCTTGCCCTAA
- a CDS encoding DUF4193 family protein translates to MPVDYDAPRGREAEEIEADSLEGLQAAAADKEIDDTDDGEIVEPFELAIADISGEEFDIDVAPKGADEFTCGSCFMVMHRSMIAIDNGDGFPICKDCA, encoded by the coding sequence ATGCCCGTTGATTACGATGCCCCGCGAGGACGCGAAGCGGAAGAGATCGAAGCCGATTCCCTCGAAGGACTGCAGGCAGCGGCCGCGGATAAGGAAATCGACGACACGGACGACGGGGAAATTGTAGAGCCCTTCGAGCTGGCGATCGCCGATATCTCCGGCGAGGAGTTCGATATCGATGTCGCTCCAAAAGGTGCGGACGAATTCACCTGCGGATCTTGCTTTATGGTGATGCACCGCTCGATGATTGCAATTGATAATGGTGACGGCTTCCCAATTTGCAAGGACTGCGCCTAG